The following DNA comes from Streptomyces sp. NBC_00690.
CAGGTCGTGACCGACGCCGTAGTGGCCAGTTTCACCACGGCCAAGGATGAGCGACTGCGTGAGGTGATGCAGGCGCTTGTGCGACACACCCACGCGTTCATCAGGGAGGTTCGGCTCTCTGAGGACGAGTGGAACCAGGCGATCGCGTTCCTGACGGCGGTCGGGCACACGACGACCGACACGCGTCAGGAGTTCGTACTCCTGTCGGACGTGCTCGGCATCTCCATGCTCACCGTCGCGGTGAACGACGCAACAGCTGCACCAGGCGTCATCAAGGCCACCGAGGCGACCGTCTTCGGCCCCTTTTTCGTCGAGAACTCACCGAGGATCGAGCCCGGTGGGGACATCGCCCACGGCGCCACCGGCGAACCATCCTTGATCAGCGGAACCGTGTCCGACACAGCCGGAAACTTGATCGCCGGCGCCAGGATCGAGGTCTGGGAGGCCGACTCGGACGGCATGTACGACGTCCAGTACGACAACGATCGGCTCACCGGTCGAGCCCACCTGTACAGCGACGCCGATGGTCGCTACCAGTTCTGGGGGCTCACTCCCACGCCGTACCCGATTCCCGACGACGGACCCGTCGGCCAACTGCTGGATGCCGCCGGACGTTCACCCATGCGCGCATCCCATCTGCACTTCATGGTGACCGCACCCGGCTTCCGCCGACTGGTCACCCATATCTTCGTCGCCGGCGATGCGTATCTCGGCACGGACTCCGTCTTCGGTGTGAAGGAGTCACTCATCTACGACTTCGAACGCCACGAACCCGGTACACCCACCCCGGACGGCCGTGTGATTCCCGGAACCTGGACATCAACGGTCTTCGACATCGTCCTGTCGGCCGAAGAGCACTCACCCTGACGTTCACGGGCCACTCCTGACCTCGCCGACCCAGCGAGGCGCGCCGGCCGTACCCCCATGGCCCGCTCGCACCATGGGGCGTCGCGGATCTACGGGAACCCGCTGATCACTCCGGTGTGGCTGGCGAGCGCCCCACCGAAACGATGGTGATGGCGGGTTGCCCCGACACGTCCGCAACCCGCCAACACCAACTCGGCACACCCTCCGTGGGCCCGAGCAACCGTCAAGCAGCTAGATCATCATCGGCCATGTGCCCCAGCGGGCAACGGCCGATTGCGCCACCCCTCTGCTGCCGCCCCGACGAGCGAAACCTCAGATAGCGCGCCGCTCGCCCGGATTCCCGCCTCGACCCACTCCTCCGGCCTCGCACCGTCGACGCAGACAATCAGGCCCCGCGGGCGCGGGATTCGGCGACCCGGATGCCCGGAGTCGTACGACGCGTTCGCCGCCCAAGTGCTGGGCCGCATCCCCCGATGGCCCGAGTTCGACCTGCCCTCAGCCCCTGGGGCGGATCGATCGTGCTCGGTCGAACCCTCGGCGCTGCGTGCCGAGATCAGTCAGGGCCTACTCGCCCTCGTCCTCGAACACCTGCAATCGCCGCGCGCTTCCCCCGCGCGCCTCTCCGTGAGGAGTACCAACATGAGCTCCATCTCCAGCGGACCCAGACCCGGGGTCCGCCCCGGCCCTGCGGTCACCCTCGGGCTCGTCATCCTGTGCATCGAGGGATACGACCTCTTCATCCTGGGCGCGGTCGGCCCCTCCCTCCTGGCCCACCCCGACTGGGACGTCACCAAGTCGACCCTGGGACTGCTGGGCAGCCTCACCGCACTGGGGATGCCCCTGGGGTCCATCGTCGCCGGCTGGGCCGGCGACCTCTACGGCCGTCGGCTCCCTATGGTCCTCAGCCTGGCCTGGCTGTCCCTGAGCATGCTCCTGAGCGCCATAGCCGATGACCTCACACTCTTCGCCGCGACACGATTCCTCACCGGCATGGGCGTCGGAGCCCTGATACCCCTCGTCACCGCCTACGTCAGCGAAGCAGCCACACCCAGTCGCCATTCCCTCCAAGTAGGCGTGGCCACCACTGGACTGGCCATCGGCGGCATCATCACCGCGGTCGTCGGACGCTCCCTGCTGCCGGAATGGGACTTCCGCACCCTCTTCCTGTTCGGCGTCATCCCCCTGGTGCTCATCCCCGTGGTGTGGCGGATGGTCCCCGGATCGATCGACGATCAGACCTCACACGCGACCAGCACAGCCGAGCCGGAGCCGGCCCCTGAGCGGACCACCTCCGCGAACCGGCTCGGCGAACTGCTGACGCCTCGGTACCGCCGGCTGACTCTCCTGGCCTGGGCCTCGACGTTCGTCGGGCTCGTCATCGTCTACGGCGCCAGCACCTGGCTGCCGGCCCTGATGGTCGAGGCGGGATACGACCTCCGCTCGTCGCTGGAGTTCGCCATCGCCTTCAACGCCGGTGCCGTCATCGGCACCATAGGCGCCGCCCTGATAGCCGACCGTGGCTTCCTTAAGCTCGCCACCATGGCGAGCTTCCTCCTGGCCGGCGTAGCCATGATCGTCCTCAGCACACCGCAGGCCCGGCCCCTGCTGCTCCTCGCCTCCGCCGTCGCCGGTTTCGGCGCACTCGGTTCCCAGACCCTCATCAACATCTTCGTCGCCCGCTCCCACCCGGCACACCTGCGCGGCACAGCACTGGGCTTCAGCCTCGGCGTAGGCCGTGTCGGCGCCATCGTCGGCCCGAGCTATCTGGCCGCCGTCACCGTCCTGATCAGCTCCCCGAAGGCCGGCTTCTACGCCTTCGTCGTCCCGGCGATCCTGGGCGCGGCACTCATCGGACTACTGCACTCGGCCCCTCGTGAAGCCACCAAACCGCAGCCCGGGGCCGACATCACTCCTTGACGCAAGTCGGTACGGTCTCCACTTCCGGTACGGCGGGGCGCGCGCTTTGGGGGCGCGCGCCCGGGCGTTCCGGGTGGGGCTCGGAGGCGCTGAGCGGGGCTCCCCGCGTGAGAACGCACGGGCGAGAAGTCCAAGTGTGGGGTCCGAGTGGTGACATCACGTGGTGTTCCCGGTGGCGCAGCGGACCGGGAACACCACGGTCGCCGGTCCGGTCCGGGAGGCGTCCCGGCCGCGGGTTCTCGTCCGTGGGTCCGGCTCAGCCAACTTCGCCCCCGTGCGGATCGAAGAAAGGCCGGGGAACCAAGTCCGCGACACCGAGACCTCCGAATTCGGGGTCCAGGATTGCCCGGCCCATGAATTCGGAAGCCGACATCTCGTATCGGTTCCATTCCCCTGCCGCCGCCTCGGGCGACATGGCCAGGGTGGGCCAGTCGTCCGGAGATCCGGAATCGGCGATCCAGAAGAGTTGGTGGGCCGACTCACTCGCCCCCCAGGGAATCAGGCCCCCGCGCCGGGGCCGATAGATGGCGTACGGCGCGTACCGCGATTGCCCTTCTTCTTCGCTGCCCGGTTCAGGCGCGTACCGCACTTGAGTTCGCCACATGCTGAGGAAGTCGCTGGACGCACCATCGCCTACCGAAAGAGCGAAGTACGCACCAGAGAAGACGCCCGCGCCAAAGGCTTCACACAGTCGCTTGTAGTCGTCCGGCAGTCGGATCTCCAGCACGTCTTCAAGGGATGCCCACGGCAACATGAGCCGTTGGTCCTCCCAGCCGGTCGCTTCCAGCAGTCGTTCCGTCCACACATCGATCTCCGTTCCACAGAGTCAACAGCCGAGACGTGTGAGCAGCCCGGTAGCCGCCCACCGCTGTCTCTTCTCAGTGATTCAGGATCTCTTCACCTAGCGCCAACGCCAACGCCAACGCCAACGCCAACGCCAACGCCAACACCGCACATCACGAGCACCCGCAGAACCCCAACTCAGGCGTCCTTCTTCAGCGGTCCAGTCGCCACGCACTCCAACGCGGTGCGTCGAAGCAGGGGCTGCTCAACACGGAAGGCGGCGTGGCGGCCGGTGCAGCAGTAGCCGAGAGATCGGGTTCCGGCGGTCCACACCGGCATTTCGGTGTCGCCGACTTCCCTGGCGAGGTGTTCGACCTCGGTGCAGTACGCGCTGACAGCTGCCGTGTAGCTCTGTCGGCCAGACACACCGCCGTCCCCGGAGACGGCTCCCCGCACAACGTCTCCGTGAGCCGCGCCGCCCACCGGTGGACGTGCAAACGTTCGAGCAATCCTGAAATCGGCCCAGAAACCAGACAAGAGGCTGATTTACCTCTTTGCGATCCTGCGCGGTCGCAGCACAATCCCCGATACCGATTCCCCGTCGCTGCCGCGAAGTTCATCCATGGCCGCGAGTTCATCCATCCACGCACCGGCGCGACCCGGCGCCCGGGAAGCCGCCGCTCCCGCCGACGGGCCGCCCCCGCGTGACCGGAGGTGTCCCATGACCACCAGCCACGAGGTTGCCATCCCGGTCCTCGACAGCGATGGAGGTGACCGGCTGTACGAGCAGATCGAGGAACTCCGTGCCACTGGGCCCGCCGTGCGGGTCCGGCTGCCCCAAAACGTCATCGCGTGGTCCATCACGCGCGGCGATGTCATCAAGCGGCTGGTCACCCATCCCGATGTCACCAGGAACGCCCGTGACGCCTGGACCGGCTACCAGCCGGGCGCCGTCCCCTGGCTCTCCCCCTGGGTCGACGTCCGCTCCATGGCCACCTCTGAGGGGGCCGAGCACACCCGGTTACGGAGGCTGATCGGCCCCGCCTTCACATCGCGGCGCATGCAGTCTCTGCGGCCCTCGATCGAGTCCACCGTCACCGACCTCCTGGACGGTCTGGAGGCTCTGGAGGACGGCGCGGCAGTGGATCTGCGGGCGCACTTCGCGCACGGTGTGCCGACCCGTGTGATCTGCGATCTCTTCGGCGTTCCCGAGGACCAGCGCCCCGCCATGCTCTCCGCCGTCGACGCGATCCTGGCCACCGATGTCCCCCAGGAGGAGTCGGCACGGATCACGAACGAGTTGATCACCGCCATGCACCGTCTCGTGGAGGCGAAGCGGCGGGAGCCCGGCGATGACATGACCAGCCTGCTGCTCACCGCACATGAGGGGGACCGGCTCACCGAGACGGAGCTGATATCCACCCTGGTCCTGATGATCGGCGCCGGGAGCCAGACCACGATCGCGCTGATCGGGAACGCCGTCCGGGCGCTCCTCACCCACCGTCAGCAGTTGAACGCGACCCTGGCCGAGCCCGCCCGCTGGGCCGATGTCATCGAGGAGACCCTGCGGCTCCATCCGCCGGTCGTCCACCTTCCCCTGCGGTTCGCGATCCGTGACATCGACCTCGGCGAGGGCGTCACCATAGCGGCCGGGGAGGCCATTCTCATCGGGTTCGGGGCGCACGGCCGGGACCCGTCGCTCCACGATGCCGCGCACGGCTTCCAGATCGACCGCGCGGACAGGGACCATATGGCCTTCGGGCACGGCATCCACTACTGCCTCGGTGCCCCGCTCGCCCGGCTGGAGGCCGCCATCGCGCTGCCCGCCCTCTTCGACCGGTTCCCGGACATCGCGCTCGCGGACGAGGGCAACGCTCCGGACCCGCAGCCGTCGTTCATCGGCAACGACGTCCTCGCCCTGCCCGTTCTACTGCGGGCCACCGGCCGCGCGGCGCGGTGAGCCGGCCGTTCCAGTGAACGCGAACCGCCCATCCAACCATGCGGGCGGTTCACCCGGTCATGTGTGCGGCAGTCGATGACGCAACGCCCACCGCACATCACACGCACCCGAAAAACCCCAGCTCAGGCGTCCTTCTTCACCGGCTCCAGAATCGCCACGCATTCCACGTGGTGCGTCATCGGGAAGAGATCGAACGCCCTCAGCGTCCGCGGCTTGTACCCCGCCTCGCTGAAGTACTTCAGGTCCCGGGCCAGGGCCGC
Coding sequences within:
- a CDS encoding dioxygenase family protein, which gives rise to MAHEHTAEGTDPDPGTLDAHREQVVTDAVVASFTTAKDERLREVMQALVRHTHAFIREVRLSEDEWNQAIAFLTAVGHTTTDTRQEFVLLSDVLGISMLTVAVNDATAAPGVIKATEATVFGPFFVENSPRIEPGGDIAHGATGEPSLISGTVSDTAGNLIAGARIEVWEADSDGMYDVQYDNDRLTGRAHLYSDADGRYQFWGLTPTPYPIPDDGPVGQLLDAAGRSPMRASHLHFMVTAPGFRRLVTHIFVAGDAYLGTDSVFGVKESLIYDFERHEPGTPTPDGRVIPGTWTSTVFDIVLSAEEHSP
- a CDS encoding cytochrome P450 family protein, translated to MTTSHEVAIPVLDSDGGDRLYEQIEELRATGPAVRVRLPQNVIAWSITRGDVIKRLVTHPDVTRNARDAWTGYQPGAVPWLSPWVDVRSMATSEGAEHTRLRRLIGPAFTSRRMQSLRPSIESTVTDLLDGLEALEDGAAVDLRAHFAHGVPTRVICDLFGVPEDQRPAMLSAVDAILATDVPQEESARITNELITAMHRLVEAKRREPGDDMTSLLLTAHEGDRLTETELISTLVLMIGAGSQTTIALIGNAVRALLTHRQQLNATLAEPARWADVIEETLRLHPPVVHLPLRFAIRDIDLGEGVTIAAGEAILIGFGAHGRDPSLHDAAHGFQIDRADRDHMAFGHGIHYCLGAPLARLEAAIALPALFDRFPDIALADEGNAPDPQPSFIGNDVLALPVLLRATGRAAR
- a CDS encoding MFS transporter is translated as MSSISSGPRPGVRPGPAVTLGLVILCIEGYDLFILGAVGPSLLAHPDWDVTKSTLGLLGSLTALGMPLGSIVAGWAGDLYGRRLPMVLSLAWLSLSMLLSAIADDLTLFAATRFLTGMGVGALIPLVTAYVSEAATPSRHSLQVGVATTGLAIGGIITAVVGRSLLPEWDFRTLFLFGVIPLVLIPVVWRMVPGSIDDQTSHATSTAEPEPAPERTTSANRLGELLTPRYRRLTLLAWASTFVGLVIVYGASTWLPALMVEAGYDLRSSLEFAIAFNAGAVIGTIGAALIADRGFLKLATMASFLLAGVAMIVLSTPQARPLLLLASAVAGFGALGSQTLINIFVARSHPAHLRGTALGFSLGVGRVGAIVGPSYLAAVTVLISSPKAGFYAFVVPAILGAALIGLLHSAPREATKPQPGADITP